One stretch of Akkermansia sp. RCC_12PD DNA includes these proteins:
- a CDS encoding carbon starvation CstA family protein: MNGYCYFILGMLVLAAGYFTYGRVLERIFQPDSERRTPAVAYTDGVDYVVMPRWRIFLIQLLNIAGLGPIFGAVMGVLYGPAALLWIVFGCIFGGMVHDYFSGMISLRHKGENLPEILGRYLGSQAQWISRAACIVFSVLVGVVFAVGPAAILAPMTGWNVSTWVWIIFGYYFLATILPIQAIMGRVYPLFSVALIIMVAGILGVMLLMPFAESMPYWMHIPRMEVLPDMDFFHNLHPADFPLFPVMFITIACGAVSGFHATQSPLMARCLKTEKEGLPVFGGAMITEGVIAFIWAAAALTFYGSPEALGIATANGKAPALAIQMISESWMGHAGSILVMIGVVILPISTGDGALRVTRLMIADCFKLNQEQLSRRLMIAIPLFAVAIAVSSMDYNIIWQYFGWANQLLAASTLWAVSIYLRSKTRCCWIAAVPAAFLSLVVFQYLFSSPEMCGFGYEASLIASVVAVVVIGVLCLFRSSGLRESEEIA; encoded by the coding sequence ATGAACGGTTACTGCTACTTCATTCTGGGAATGCTGGTCCTGGCGGCCGGCTATTTTACGTACGGCCGCGTGCTGGAGCGGATTTTCCAGCCGGACTCGGAACGCCGGACACCGGCCGTGGCGTACACGGACGGCGTGGATTACGTGGTCATGCCGCGCTGGCGCATCTTCCTGATTCAATTGCTGAACATCGCAGGGCTGGGCCCCATTTTCGGAGCCGTGATGGGGGTGCTGTACGGCCCCGCCGCCCTGCTCTGGATCGTGTTCGGCTGCATCTTCGGCGGCATGGTGCACGACTATTTCTCCGGCATGATCTCCCTGCGGCACAAGGGGGAGAACCTTCCGGAAATCCTGGGCCGCTATCTGGGAAGCCAGGCCCAGTGGATCAGCCGCGCGGCCTGCATTGTGTTCAGTGTGCTGGTGGGGGTGGTATTCGCCGTGGGGCCTGCCGCCATTCTGGCCCCGATGACGGGGTGGAACGTCTCCACATGGGTATGGATCATCTTCGGCTACTACTTTCTGGCTACCATTCTGCCCATCCAGGCCATCATGGGGCGGGTGTACCCCCTGTTTTCCGTAGCGCTGATCATCATGGTGGCCGGCATTCTGGGCGTGATGCTGCTGATGCCCTTTGCGGAATCCATGCCGTACTGGATGCACATTCCCCGCATGGAGGTGCTGCCGGACATGGACTTTTTCCACAACCTCCACCCGGCGGACTTCCCGCTGTTCCCGGTCATGTTCATCACGATTGCCTGCGGAGCCGTGAGCGGCTTCCACGCCACCCAGTCCCCCCTGATGGCCCGCTGCCTGAAAACGGAAAAGGAAGGCCTGCCCGTCTTCGGCGGAGCCATGATTACGGAAGGCGTCATCGCCTTCATCTGGGCCGCAGCCGCCCTGACCTTCTACGGTTCTCCGGAGGCGCTGGGCATAGCTACCGCCAACGGGAAAGCCCCTGCCCTGGCCATCCAGATGATTTCGGAATCCTGGATGGGGCACGCAGGTTCCATTCTGGTGATGATCGGCGTCGTGATCCTGCCCATCAGCACGGGAGACGGAGCCCTGCGGGTAACGCGCCTGATGATTGCCGACTGCTTCAAGCTGAACCAGGAGCAGTTGAGCCGCCGCCTGATGATCGCTATCCCCCTGTTTGCCGTGGCCATCGCCGTGAGCAGCATGGATTACAACATTATCTGGCAGTACTTCGGCTGGGCAAACCAGCTCCTGGCGGCATCCACGCTGTGGGCTGTCTCCATCTATCTGCGCAGCAAAACCCGCTGCTGCTGGATAGCCGCCGTTCCCGCCGCGTTCCTGAGCCTGGTCGTCTTCCAATACCTGTTTTCCAGCCCGGAAATGTGCGGGTTCGGTTATGAGGCGTCGCTTATCGCCAGCGTCGTGGCGGTAGTCGTTATCGGTGTTCTCTGCCTGTTCCGCAGTTCCGGGCTGAGGGAATCGGAAGAAATTGCATAA
- a CDS encoding PEP-CTERM sorting domain-containing protein encodes MKKTLFLLSSLALAAASAQAAVLCTTTFNRTGNSLGSVTINNESGYGLEGPTSISSFSKGGNPAGGQSGDLLGQSSIPSSVVTPNSNVASGGSWSMSFTFTNTAAQDMQISSIDLTMIGVTGGGAAQNTGGGVAGQDGWIGTTTGLSNKPINLALSIDSVGSQTLVFNAATGGGSSGNWDTPRTGGYDFLDGFVLKAGESLTITIDASQHEAYNKGCFAGLSGIQINGELVPEPATASLGLLGLAALMVRRRRA; translated from the coding sequence ATGAAGAAAACTTTGTTCCTGCTCTCATCTCTTGCCCTGGCTGCGGCATCGGCTCAGGCGGCGGTCTTGTGCACGACGACATTCAACCGGACGGGTAACAGCCTTGGATCGGTAACGATTAATAACGAGTCTGGATACGGGCTGGAAGGCCCCACTTCCATTTCCTCTTTCAGCAAAGGAGGAAATCCGGCTGGAGGCCAAAGCGGAGATCTGCTGGGACAGAGTTCCATTCCGTCCTCCGTGGTAACTCCCAATTCCAATGTGGCAAGCGGCGGTTCCTGGAGCATGTCCTTTACGTTTACCAACACCGCTGCCCAGGACATGCAGATTTCTTCCATTGACCTGACCATGATAGGGGTGACCGGCGGTGGAGCTGCTCAGAATACCGGTGGTGGTGTAGCAGGCCAGGACGGATGGATTGGCACGACTACGGGCTTGAGCAACAAGCCTATCAACTTGGCCCTTTCCATAGATAGTGTCGGTTCGCAAACTCTTGTGTTCAATGCTGCTACGGGTGGGGGCAGTTCAGGGAACTGGGACACCCCCAGAACGGGAGGCTACGATTTTCTCGATGGCTTTGTTCTGAAGGCGGGAGAGTCGCTGACCATCACGATTGACGCTTCCCAGCATGAAGCCTATAACAAGGGGTGTTTTGCAGGGTTATCCGGCATTCAGATCAATGGGGAGCTGGTTCCCGAACCGGCCACGGCGTCCCTTGGACTTCTGGGGCTGGCGGCATTGATGGTGCGCCGCCGCAGGGCCTGA